One Candidatus Scalindua japonica genomic region harbors:
- a CDS encoding ArnT family glycosyltransferase produces MQELKFKSLCSRYWFIAVITAVSFVGIFDHDLWTADEPRVAEIAREFFDEGSSLAVPRLNGEPFMEKPPLYFWCVALSYKIFGGHSASAARIPSVFFGIGTLVFTYLLAVRMYGRQTALWSCMVLSLSAEFFYINHKSLVDTSLVFFVTGTVYWLYLALTAESGKKDGYYLICYLFATGSFFAKGFIGTAFPVLLFICWILWRRDWHEIKKARLWIGFLIVGSSISLWFWFLWKEGSWEHISTFLVHNNLQRIIPGVGAGYSGGHVKPFYYYVNVFWRAFAPWSILTPAVFFYAYRKGIVDKNRLFLVLWFVSGLLMLSFAGTKRTIYLVPLFPAISILTGSWFRAMETRKTDSRIYELSQWSILCICGISIAVLSGLAFKYEFIHTTVFMLLIPVLVFSYVMLCRSFIKSRKFALGGLSLLLSMIYISYLLIFVPYINERKSFKPFCKKLDEIVTVNGKPIYAFQPEETTRAVVPFYTGRKLIPVNNLEEAKSLQRDNTVFMLVLDKRNNMSNYNSLKEIFPYIIFSEVIGKRRKFKLLSNQGKKG; encoded by the coding sequence ATGCAGGAATTAAAATTTAAATCACTTTGTTCAAGATACTGGTTTATAGCCGTAATCACGGCAGTGTCGTTTGTGGGGATCTTTGATCATGATCTCTGGACTGCCGATGAGCCCCGGGTTGCCGAAATAGCTCGGGAGTTCTTTGATGAGGGCTCCTCGCTTGCCGTCCCACGGTTGAATGGTGAGCCGTTTATGGAGAAACCTCCTCTCTATTTCTGGTGCGTGGCTCTTTCCTACAAAATTTTTGGAGGTCATTCGGCAAGCGCGGCAAGAATACCATCCGTTTTTTTCGGAATTGGCACTCTTGTATTTACCTATCTCCTTGCCGTAAGGATGTATGGCAGGCAAACTGCCTTGTGGTCCTGTATGGTACTTTCCTTAAGCGCTGAATTTTTTTATATTAATCACAAATCACTTGTGGATACCTCTCTTGTGTTTTTTGTAACAGGGACCGTTTACTGGTTATACCTTGCATTAACAGCTGAGAGCGGCAAAAAAGATGGTTATTATTTAATCTGTTACCTCTTCGCTACCGGGTCTTTTTTTGCTAAAGGGTTTATCGGGACTGCATTCCCCGTCTTACTTTTCATATGTTGGATTTTATGGAGAAGGGACTGGCATGAGATTAAAAAAGCCAGGCTATGGATCGGCTTTCTTATCGTTGGTTCCAGTATTAGTCTCTGGTTCTGGTTTCTCTGGAAAGAGGGTTCATGGGAACATATCAGCACTTTTCTTGTTCATAATAACCTTCAGCGTATTATACCGGGCGTTGGTGCTGGATATTCTGGGGGGCATGTAAAACCATTCTATTATTATGTGAATGTCTTTTGGCGTGCGTTTGCACCGTGGAGCATTTTGACACCTGCCGTATTCTTCTATGCATACCGTAAAGGTATTGTAGACAAAAACAGGCTTTTTCTTGTTTTATGGTTTGTTTCCGGTCTGCTTATGCTCTCGTTCGCAGGGACAAAACGAACTATTTATCTTGTGCCACTATTTCCTGCCATTTCGATACTTACAGGTTCGTGGTTTCGCGCTATGGAAACACGCAAGACTGATAGCAGGATTTATGAATTGAGTCAATGGTCTATCCTATGTATTTGTGGTATTAGCATTGCTGTTTTATCCGGATTGGCTTTTAAGTATGAGTTTATTCATACGACCGTGTTTATGTTATTAATACCGGTGCTTGTGTTTAGCTATGTCATGCTGTGTCGTTCGTTTATTAAAAGCAGAAAGTTTGCTTTAGGTGGATTATCTCTATTACTAAGCATGATTTATATATCGTATCTACTTATATTTGTTCCATATATTAATGAGAGGAAAAGCTTTAAACCATTTTGCAAGAAATTAGATGAAATAGTGACAGTAAACGGAAAACCCATTTATGCCTTTCAACCTGAAGAGACTACCAGGGCTGTTGTACCATTCTATACAGGCCGCAAACTGATACCGGTAAATAATCTGGAAGAGGCCAAGTCTTTGCAGAGGGACAACACTGTTTTTATGCTTGTTCTGGACAAACGTAATAATATGTCAAACTATAACAGTCTTAAGGAGATCTTTCCTTACATTATATTCTCAGAGGTTATTGGGAAACGAAGAAAGTTCAAATTATTGAGTAATCAGGGCAAGAAAGGATAA
- a CDS encoding efflux RND transporter permease subunit, with amino-acid sequence MIRWLVSTSLRLRVSIVVVTMVLLIAGSHTVSKRSSFDVFPEFAPPLVEIQTEGPGLSTSEVETLITIPVESAVNGVSWLKKVRSKSVLGLSSVVLYFKEGTDVMQARQLVQERLVQLAERLPSVVKAPVILSPLSSTSRVLKIGLSSQKLSQKEMTTVAKWTIRPRLMAIPGVANVAIWGQRDRQIQVLIDPDNLYTHGVTTNDVVQSVRDATAIGGGGFIDTPNQRLAVTNVLSLKSPEDLSHVPVAFRNGVAIKLGDLAELTEGFPPPIGDSVINEGPGLLLIVEKQPWGNTLEVTRKIEEVLEALRPGIKDIEMDSTIFRPATFIEMSLHNLNRSLLIGCVLVIIVLAFFLNDWRTALISVLAIPTSLVIAALVLHYRGGTINTMVLAGLVIALGELVDDAVIDVENIMRRLRLNREAGNPESAFKVVLNASMEVRSAVVYGSVIVVLVLIPVFFLEGLAGSFFSPLAFSYILAIMSSLLVALTLTPALSLILLPGASHRREPSFVRWLKARYRAMLPPLIMRPKRVISFLAGAFILAAVSVTFLGEEFLPNFKEHDFLMHWVGKPGTSLQAMERITTRVSKELRAIPGVRNFGSHIGRSEVADEVVGPNFAELWISIDPDVDYDTTVAKIQEVVDGYPGLYRDLLTYLRERIKEVLTGSSATIVVRIYGENLEILREKAEDVRTSISDVRGVADLKVKPQILVPQVEVHYRPDAAVHFGLNGGMVRNAVALLMNGVKVGEFYEDQNIFDVVVWGAPQVRNSLDALRSLRIETPTGGIVPLNEVADVFVAPVPNKITRESASRYTEVTCNVRDRDLGSVERDIRNRVDDIPFNSGYHPEVLGEYAAQESSRNRIIILSIMSVIGIFLILHVSFGSVRLALLVFLGLPFALIGGVVAAFLGGGVLSLGSLIGFIAVLGISARNSIMLISHYNNLEVQENQPFDINLIVRGATERLVPILMTTLTTGLALLPIIIGGNLPGQEIEHPMAIVIVGGLISSILLNLFVMPVMYWKLRGHAKSLLNQSET; translated from the coding sequence ATGATAAGGTGGCTGGTGTCTACATCTCTGCGTCTGCGTGTTTCCATTGTTGTAGTGACCATGGTGTTGTTGATTGCCGGTTCACATACGGTGAGCAAACGAAGCTCCTTTGACGTATTTCCTGAATTTGCACCTCCCCTTGTAGAGATACAGACAGAAGGCCCCGGACTTTCAACGTCAGAGGTTGAGACCCTGATTACCATACCTGTTGAGAGCGCTGTTAACGGTGTCTCATGGTTGAAAAAAGTTCGTTCAAAATCTGTGCTTGGTCTCTCCTCGGTAGTACTTTATTTTAAAGAGGGTACCGATGTCATGCAGGCCCGGCAGCTCGTTCAGGAGCGGCTGGTTCAGCTTGCAGAAAGATTGCCCTCTGTGGTAAAAGCTCCGGTCATCCTTTCTCCACTATCGTCCACCAGCAGAGTCCTCAAGATAGGTCTTTCCTCTCAAAAACTGTCACAGAAGGAAATGACAACAGTCGCGAAATGGACGATCAGGCCTCGGCTTATGGCCATTCCGGGCGTGGCGAATGTTGCCATCTGGGGACAGCGAGACCGTCAGATTCAGGTACTCATAGACCCTGACAATCTGTATACCCATGGAGTTACTACAAATGACGTAGTACAGTCTGTTCGTGATGCTACAGCAATCGGAGGCGGTGGATTTATCGACACGCCCAATCAGCGTCTTGCAGTCACAAATGTTCTGTCTCTTAAATCACCTGAAGATCTTTCACATGTGCCGGTTGCTTTTCGTAATGGAGTTGCTATCAAGCTGGGTGATCTGGCGGAGCTGACAGAAGGTTTTCCGCCACCTATTGGTGACTCGGTTATAAATGAAGGGCCGGGTTTACTACTAATTGTTGAAAAACAGCCGTGGGGGAATACACTTGAAGTAACGCGTAAGATTGAAGAAGTACTGGAGGCTCTCAGGCCGGGTATTAAGGACATTGAAATGGATTCTACAATTTTTCGTCCGGCAACATTTATTGAAATGTCACTCCATAATCTTAACCGATCACTACTTATCGGCTGTGTCCTTGTAATAATCGTACTGGCTTTTTTTCTCAATGACTGGCGCACTGCCCTGATCAGCGTTCTGGCAATTCCGACTTCACTGGTGATAGCCGCACTGGTCCTTCACTATCGCGGGGGAACTATTAATACCATGGTTCTTGCCGGGCTGGTTATAGCGCTCGGAGAGCTGGTTGACGATGCCGTTATTGATGTAGAAAATATCATGCGCAGACTCCGTCTCAACCGCGAAGCCGGTAATCCTGAATCGGCATTCAAGGTCGTGCTGAACGCTTCAATGGAGGTACGCAGCGCTGTTGTATATGGAAGTGTAATCGTTGTACTGGTGCTGATTCCTGTTTTCTTCCTTGAGGGACTGGCGGGTTCATTCTTCAGCCCGCTTGCTTTCTCCTACATACTGGCTATCATGTCGTCTCTGCTGGTTGCTCTTACCCTTACGCCCGCATTGTCACTAATCCTTTTGCCGGGGGCATCTCATCGCCGGGAGCCCTCATTCGTAAGATGGCTGAAAGCACGTTACCGGGCAATGCTGCCGCCTTTGATTATGAGGCCGAAGCGTGTCATCTCTTTTCTGGCAGGTGCTTTCATCCTGGCAGCAGTTTCAGTTACCTTCCTCGGCGAGGAATTTCTTCCGAATTTCAAGGAGCACGACTTCCTGATGCACTGGGTTGGAAAACCGGGGACTTCACTACAGGCGATGGAGCGCATAACCACCCGAGTAAGTAAAGAGCTTCGAGCCATTCCTGGCGTGCGTAATTTTGGCTCGCACATCGGCAGATCAGAGGTTGCCGATGAGGTGGTAGGTCCGAACTTTGCAGAACTATGGATCAGTATTGACCCTGATGTAGACTACGACACGACCGTTGCAAAAATACAGGAAGTAGTAGACGGTTATCCGGGACTGTACCGGGACCTGCTTACGTATCTGCGAGAGAGAATCAAGGAGGTGCTTACCGGATCCAGCGCGACAATTGTCGTGCGTATATATGGTGAGAATCTCGAAATCCTGCGCGAAAAAGCTGAAGACGTCAGAACATCAATTTCTGATGTAAGAGGCGTTGCTGATTTGAAAGTGAAACCGCAGATCCTTGTCCCACAGGTTGAGGTACATTACCGACCGGATGCTGCTGTGCATTTCGGGTTAAACGGTGGTATGGTCCGCAATGCTGTTGCATTGCTGATGAATGGGGTGAAAGTGGGGGAGTTTTATGAAGACCAGAATATTTTCGATGTAGTCGTTTGGGGCGCTCCTCAGGTTCGTAACAGTCTTGATGCTCTTCGTTCTCTGAGAATTGAAACACCTACAGGCGGCATCGTTCCATTGAACGAAGTAGCGGATGTTTTTGTTGCTCCTGTACCGAACAAGATTACCCGTGAATCGGCATCGCGTTATACGGAGGTTACCTGTAATGTACGGGATCGCGATCTGGGTAGTGTGGAGCGTGATATTAGAAATAGGGTGGATGACATCCCATTCAACAGTGGTTACCATCCTGAGGTCCTTGGAGAATACGCGGCACAGGAATCATCGAGAAACCGCATTATCATACTCTCAATAATGTCCGTTATCGGTATTTTCCTGATTCTGCATGTGAGTTTTGGCTCTGTCAGACTTGCTCTTCTCGTGTTTCTGGGTCTTCCATTCGCCTTAATTGGCGGTGTCGTGGCCGCGTTCCTGGGTGGTGGAGTGCTTTCCCTTGGTTCATTGATAGGATTTATCGCGGTACTGGGAATCTCCGCCAGGAACAGCATCATGCTTATCAGCCACTATAATAATCTGGAGGTACAGGAGAACCAACCTTTTGATATCAACCTGATTGTGCGTGGTGCAACGGAACGACTGGTGCCTATACTTATGACGACCTTGACGACTGGTTTAGCGCTCTTGCCGATAATCATAGGAGGCAATTTACCCGGTCAGGAGATTGAACATCCGATGGCAATAGTCATTGTTGGCGGACTGATAAGTTCAATTCTACTCAACCTGTTTGTCATGCCGGTTATGTACTGGAAGCTTCGAGGGCACGCAAAGTCATTACTAAACCAGTCTGAGACTTAA
- a CDS encoding phospholipid carrier-dependent glycosyltransferase, whose translation MSPNSKRFDGITLFTCKKIHTITVLKKGVIGLSILFLLLYIAPMNVRPVAVPDEARYGEISREMLDTKDFIVPRLNGLRYFEKPVLGYWLNSESMALFGDNGFAIRFPSALAVGLTALTIFLMVRRFYKCDRTALLAAFIYMTFVGVYGVGTFCVPDNLLTFFLTAMLSCFFVAGANDTGKKRNRWLLLCGVFCGAAFMTKGFLVIIVPTVIMVPFLLWERRWRVIFTVPWLPLLGAIVVALPWCFMIASREPDFWRYFFWVEHVQRFFSADSGMHEKPFWFLIPFFLDGSLPWLLFIPVVLVRWNGELLRKPLIRFCVCWMILPLVFFSISSGKTITYVLPCFPPLAVLLGIGLTEYFRKGMGGMFKYCSLLLNVLTGLMVVALLSTVFTPDLHRKIYGSGEDYKLWYCVCAAVVCFVVLLITLRMQNGLRKTFMHGLPAIIIMLAFPFAVPIEHSVKTGMSTFLHSQQDHITTNTILVADSRSVQPVCYAYKRDDVYLFMRAGELRYGLSYPDSAGRFIDTVDLKKWLNERGNRQVAIIIKESTKSRSGVSWPEPGYQATWNGCWFAVY comes from the coding sequence ATGTCTCCAAACTCCAAAAGGTTCGATGGTATTACGCTTTTTACCTGTAAAAAAATACACACTATTACCGTATTAAAAAAAGGAGTGATCGGTTTATCAATTCTGTTTCTTCTGTTGTACATAGCTCCAATGAATGTGCGTCCTGTGGCTGTCCCTGATGAAGCGCGATACGGAGAGATATCCCGGGAAATGCTGGATACTAAAGATTTTATCGTTCCCAGGTTGAACGGGTTGCGCTATTTTGAGAAACCTGTGCTCGGATACTGGCTGAATTCCGAATCCATGGCTCTGTTCGGAGATAATGGTTTTGCCATCCGTTTTCCATCCGCTCTTGCTGTTGGGCTGACGGCCCTGACAATCTTCTTGATGGTCAGGCGCTTTTACAAGTGTGATCGAACTGCGCTGCTGGCTGCCTTTATCTATATGACTTTTGTTGGGGTCTACGGTGTGGGCACTTTCTGTGTGCCGGATAACCTGCTTACTTTTTTTCTTACCGCCATGCTGAGTTGTTTCTTTGTGGCTGGCGCCAACGATACCGGGAAGAAGCGGAACCGGTGGTTGTTGCTCTGCGGGGTCTTCTGCGGTGCCGCATTCATGACAAAAGGCTTTCTTGTTATTATTGTACCGACAGTGATTATGGTCCCGTTTTTATTGTGGGAGAGACGCTGGCGTGTGATTTTTACTGTACCATGGCTTCCTCTGCTGGGAGCCATAGTCGTAGCGCTGCCGTGGTGCTTTATGATTGCCTCACGAGAACCGGATTTCTGGCGTTATTTTTTCTGGGTGGAACATGTTCAACGCTTTTTCTCGGCGGACTCCGGCATGCATGAGAAACCATTCTGGTTTCTGATTCCGTTTTTCCTTGATGGTTCGTTGCCCTGGTTGCTGTTTATTCCAGTGGTCCTGGTTCGATGGAACGGCGAACTTCTCCGTAAGCCGCTAATTCGTTTCTGCGTATGCTGGATGATTCTACCGCTTGTGTTCTTTTCGATCTCGTCAGGAAAGACGATTACCTATGTCCTTCCCTGTTTCCCTCCGCTGGCTGTGCTTCTTGGGATTGGACTTACTGAATATTTCAGGAAGGGAATGGGAGGAATGTTCAAATATTGTTCTCTCTTATTGAACGTGTTAACGGGCCTTATGGTTGTAGCTCTGCTCTCTACTGTCTTTACACCAGATTTGCACAGGAAGATTTATGGTTCCGGAGAGGATTATAAACTATGGTACTGCGTTTGTGCGGCGGTAGTGTGTTTTGTGGTCTTGTTGATAACCCTGCGCATGCAAAACGGACTGCGAAAGACGTTTATGCACGGCCTGCCTGCGATTATTATAATGCTGGCGTTTCCATTTGCTGTACCGATTGAGCATTCCGTTAAAACGGGAATGTCCACTTTCCTGCATTCACAGCAGGATCATATAACCACGAACACCATCCTGGTCGCAGACTCACGATCTGTGCAGCCGGTCTGTTACGCTTACAAGCGTGATGATGTATATCTGTTTATGCGTGCTGGTGAACTGCGTTACGGATTATCCTATCCGGACAGCGCCGGTCGATTTATCGATACGGTTGATCTGAAAAAGTGGTTGAACGAACGTGGCAACCGACAGGTAGCTATTATTATAAAGGAATCCACGAAAAGCAGATCCGGTGTTTCCTGGCCTGAACCCGGATATCAAGCGACATGGAACGGTTGCTGGTTCGCAGTTTATTAA
- a CDS encoding efflux RND transporter periplasmic adaptor subunit, with protein MHGSSKYIQTYTGKFILLFSLILICVFSKNNLSEGKSDKPAKVNNGVKESELTTVILSPTAEQRLGVETTVADYQIIRNTLRLGGEIMSLPGHQARIAAPMAGTVYGINSDELLPAGTQVKKGQAILNLLLLTPEKDIAGVREAVEVKKVQLEVAQAQADRAKLLLQDKATSRKIYLEAQAGLAAARASLKAAEARLHLLDGTGMESATEGLSTFVLKSPVDGVIQRIHVAPGQAVSASTLLFEVVSQDPVWVRVPVYVGDMVTVDQEKDAIIQPLGNVRNKNVYNAKPVNGPLLSDPNSVSSDLFFEISNPDGLFRTGQKVSVSLTKLGSGNRIAVPWSAIMYDIHGGSWVYLKTARYTYSRQRVEVSGVIDGYAVVTRGVNKDDEIVITAVTELFGTEFGGGK; from the coding sequence GTGCACGGAAGTTCAAAATATATTCAAACGTATACCGGTAAATTTATTTTGTTGTTCTCTCTTATACTTATTTGTGTTTTCAGTAAGAATAACCTTTCTGAAGGGAAATCAGATAAACCGGCAAAGGTGAATAATGGTGTCAAAGAGTCAGAGCTTACAACTGTTATTCTTTCTCCGACGGCAGAACAACGTCTGGGAGTAGAAACCACTGTCGCGGATTACCAAATTATACGGAACACGTTAAGACTCGGTGGAGAAATAATGTCACTTCCCGGTCATCAAGCCAGGATTGCCGCGCCAATGGCGGGAACTGTTTACGGTATAAACAGTGATGAGTTGCTACCGGCAGGAACTCAGGTCAAAAAAGGTCAGGCTATCCTGAACCTGTTATTGCTCACACCGGAGAAAGATATCGCGGGTGTTCGTGAAGCGGTCGAAGTAAAAAAGGTACAATTAGAGGTTGCACAAGCTCAGGCAGATCGTGCAAAACTTCTTTTGCAGGATAAGGCAACCAGCAGGAAGATTTATCTGGAGGCACAGGCCGGACTGGCTGCCGCAAGGGCGTCCCTCAAGGCGGCTGAGGCACGGCTGCATCTCCTGGACGGTACAGGGATGGAATCAGCTACGGAAGGGCTTTCCACTTTTGTTTTGAAGTCACCTGTTGACGGTGTGATACAGCGTATTCATGTTGCACCGGGACAAGCCGTTTCTGCGTCAACTCTCCTGTTTGAGGTTGTCAGCCAGGACCCTGTCTGGGTACGTGTACCTGTTTATGTTGGTGATATGGTAACGGTAGATCAGGAAAAGGATGCGATTATTCAACCTCTTGGGAACGTACGTAATAAAAATGTTTATAATGCAAAGCCCGTAAATGGTCCGTTACTCAGTGATCCTAACAGCGTATCGTCAGATCTTTTCTTTGAGATATCGAATCCGGATGGTCTCTTTCGCACGGGACAGAAGGTGAGTGTTTCACTGACGAAACTGGGTTCCGGCAATAGAATTGCTGTCCCCTGGTCCGCAATAATGTACGACATACATGGAGGGAGCTGGGTTTATTTGAAAACTGCCAGGTATACATACTCAAGGCAACGGGTTGAAGTATCCGGTGTTATTGATGGTTATGCAGTCGTAACACGTGGTGTTAATAAAGATGATGAGATTGTCATTACAGCAGTTACAGAGCTATTCGGAACAGAATTTGGGGGTGGTAAATGA
- a CDS encoding DegT/DnrJ/EryC1/StrS family aminotransferase, translated as MKRNTFLPFSRPDIGQEEIDAVVDVLSSGWITSGPKVEAFEKAFAEYVGSPYALALSSCTAGLHLAIALLDLKPGDEVITASLTWPATVNMIHLCGGRPVFVDVERDTVNLDVSWVEAAITEQTRAVIPVHFAGQACDLNGLRNVCKSRGIALIEDAAHAIGSEYEGNRIGSSDNIAVFSFHPIKNMTTGEGGMITTHDKDTYERLRLLRFHGVDKDAWKRYGSAEKEGYDLLLPGWKYNMTDIQAAIGLTQLKRLDNMIERREKLTMLYDELLKDVRELTLPGYVSYSVRHACHLYTVIVDRDKAGITRDEFMQEMKKQNIGTGLHFLAAHKLLFYRKHYPIPDGLLPETEYISERIVSLPLYPCMKETDVQDVVFAIKDILTKCKK; from the coding sequence ATGAAAAGAAACACTTTCCTACCATTTTCGAGACCGGATATTGGGCAGGAGGAAATTGACGCTGTTGTTGATGTTCTCTCTTCTGGATGGATAACCTCTGGTCCAAAGGTAGAGGCATTTGAAAAGGCTTTTGCCGAATATGTCGGTAGTCCTTATGCGCTTGCACTTTCCTCATGCACGGCAGGTCTGCATCTGGCGATAGCGCTCCTTGATTTGAAACCGGGTGATGAAGTAATTACAGCGTCTCTGACCTGGCCGGCAACCGTGAACATGATACATCTGTGCGGAGGGAGGCCGGTATTTGTTGATGTGGAACGGGATACCGTAAATCTCGATGTCTCCTGGGTTGAAGCTGCAATTACCGAACAGACCAGGGCAGTAATCCCCGTCCATTTTGCCGGGCAGGCATGCGACCTTAATGGTCTGAGGAATGTTTGTAAAAGCCGTGGCATAGCACTTATTGAAGACGCGGCACACGCGATAGGGAGTGAATACGAAGGGAATCGGATAGGATCAAGTGACAATATAGCCGTTTTCAGTTTCCACCCCATTAAGAATATGACTACCGGGGAAGGCGGCATGATTACAACACATGATAAAGATACCTATGAAAGGCTTAGACTCTTACGATTCCACGGAGTAGATAAGGATGCATGGAAGCGTTATGGCAGTGCGGAGAAGGAAGGGTACGATCTCCTTCTCCCGGGGTGGAAGTATAATATGACAGATATACAGGCAGCGATAGGCCTGACTCAATTGAAACGTCTGGACAATATGATTGAAAGGCGCGAGAAGCTGACAATGCTTTATGACGAACTGCTGAAAGATGTTCGAGAGCTAACACTTCCTGGCTATGTTTCATACTCGGTAAGACACGCGTGTCATCTCTATACGGTTATCGTGGACAGGGACAAGGCAGGCATAACGCGCGATGAATTTATGCAGGAAATGAAAAAGCAGAATATCGGGACAGGACTTCATTTTCTCGCGGCACACAAACTGTTGTTTTATCGGAAACATTATCCCATTCCTGATGGTTTACTTCCGGAAACAGAATATATATCGGAACGTATCGTTTCTCTGCCGCTTTATCCCTGTATGAAAGAGACTGATGTGCAGGATGTAGTCTTTGCAATTAAGGATATATTAACAAAATGCAAAAAATGA
- a CDS encoding B12-binding domain-containing radical SAM protein, translating to MKRVLIKIEMSGMAIPRRDLLDSSMYSSFYSVQATRGCPFNCEFCTVTAFFGQEFRTRPVEEVIEEIKGLDTKEFFFIDDNITGRAVFSKKLFKELIPLNRKWGGQTTLNFAKDDELLSLYAKSGGRYAFIGFETLSDENLRKISKSWNSPDGYREAIKRIHGVGINIVGSFIFGLDGDGPDVFEKTYNFIMENKIDAAQFHILTPFPGTKLYDDMVKDDRITDHDWSKYHTGEVVFKPAKMTERELQEGYWWIFHKTYEMKNVLRRSLRSPRGLAYRIGTNLSYRRKARKMPYVMT from the coding sequence ATGAAGAGAGTGTTAATAAAAATAGAGATGTCTGGTATGGCTATTCCCCGCAGAGATCTGCTGGACAGCAGTATGTATTCATCTTTTTATTCCGTTCAGGCTACACGTGGATGTCCCTTTAATTGTGAGTTTTGTACCGTTACCGCCTTTTTTGGACAGGAGTTCAGGACAAGACCAGTGGAAGAGGTTATAGAAGAGATCAAAGGGCTTGACACGAAAGAGTTCTTTTTTATCGATGATAACATCACCGGGCGGGCCGTTTTTTCCAAAAAGCTTTTTAAAGAACTGATTCCTTTAAATCGTAAATGGGGCGGCCAGACAACGCTGAATTTTGCTAAAGATGATGAGCTGCTTTCGTTATACGCAAAAAGCGGCGGCAGGTATGCCTTTATAGGGTTCGAAACATTATCAGACGAAAATCTAAGAAAAATCAGCAAATCGTGGAATTCGCCCGATGGCTACAGAGAGGCTATTAAAAGGATTCATGGTGTCGGGATTAATATCGTTGGCAGTTTTATTTTCGGACTTGATGGAGATGGCCCTGATGTTTTTGAAAAGACCTATAATTTCATAATGGAAAACAAGATTGACGCCGCCCAGTTCCATATACTGACGCCATTCCCCGGCACGAAACTGTACGATGACATGGTTAAGGATGACAGAATTACTGACCACGATTGGTCAAAATACCATACCGGCGAGGTAGTCTTTAAACCGGCAAAAATGACGGAGAGGGAACTGCAGGAGGGGTACTGGTGGATTTTTCATAAAACCTATGAGATGAAAAATGTTCTCAGAAGAAGCCTGCGTAGCCCACGAGGCCTTGCTTACCGTATCGGGACTAACCTCAGCTACAGAAGGAAAGCCAGAAAGATGCCTTATGTAATGACTTGA